In Nostocoides sp. HKS02, the DNA window TCGCGGATGACCACGTCGACAACCGCCGTCAGTGCATCGCTGGCAGCCTTGCGGCTCCCCAGGCGCGACTCGAGCTCCTTGATCAGTTCAGCCTTGTTCACGTCTTCCCCTCCACAGGGTTGGTGACGTCGGACCGTCGGTCCGACGAGGTGTGCGGCCGAGCCAGTGCTCGACTTGGACCTGACGTTAGGGCTGTTGTGCGCGCGAGTCCACCATCCCCGGGCCCTGATCCTTTGTGTCGCAACGGAATCAGGTCCCTGCGCGACTGCTCTCGATCGCTTCGGCACGCTGCTCCGGTTCGCCGTGCCAGACCGGGGACCCTTGACGACCGACGTGAAACTCGTTGTGCGCCAATGGATTGGGCGAAGTGACGACGAGGTGCATGCGAGCGCCGAACGACGAAGGGGCCCTCGGAGCAGCGCTCCGAGGGCCCCTCGTGGCCGGACCAGTCGATCTCGACGAAAATCTCGCGTCGGGTCGGCGTGCCGCGCGGGTCAGGCGGCACCCGTCGACGGCTTGTACGACGGCCGCCGGCTCTCGAAGTCGGTCACATCCTGCTCATGACGCAGCGTCAGGCTGATGTCGTCGAGGCCCTCGAGCAGACGCCACCGGGTGTAGTCGTCCACCTCGAACGGGGCGACGATGTCCCCGGCGGTGACCGTGCGGGAGACGAGGTCGACGGTGACGGAGGCCCCGGGCTCGTTCTCGAGGTACTTCCAGATGAGCTCGATGTCCTGCTGGGCCAGCTGGGCGGTCAGGAGCCCCTGCTTGCCACTGTTGCCCCGGAAGATGTCCGCGAACCGGGACGACAGCACGACGCGGAACCCGTAGTTCATCAACGCCCAGACGGCGTGCTCGCGGGACGAACCCGTCCCGAAGTCCGATCCCGCGACGAGGACCGAGCCCGCGGCATACGACGGGTTGTTGAGGATGAACGTGTCGTCCTTGCGCCAGGCCGCGAACAGGCCGTCCTCGAAACCGGTCCGCGTGACGCGCTTGAGGTAGACCGCGGGGATGATCTGGTCGGTGTCGACGTTGCTGCGACGCAGCGGAACCCCGATGCCGGTGTGGGTGGTGAAGCTGTCCATCACTTGCCTCCCTCCGGGGCGTCGACGAGGTCTGCGGGACTGGACAACGTCCCGCGCAGTGCGGTGGCGGCAGCCACGAGAGGGCTGACCAGGTGGGTGCGCCCGCCCTTGCCCTGACGACCCTCGAAGTTGCGGTTGGACGTCGAGGCGCTGCGCTCCCCCGGCGCGAGCTGGTCGGGATTCATGCCCAGGCACATCGAACAGCCGGGGAGTCGCCACTCGGCGCCGGCTGCGGTGAAGACCTTGTCGAGCCCCTCCTGCTCGGCCTGCACGCGGACGCGAGCCGAGCCGGGGACCACGAGCATGCGGACGCCCTGCGCCACCTGACGGCCCTTGACGACCTCGGCGGCGGCCCGGAGGTCCTCGATGCGCCCGTTGGTGCACGAACCGACGAACACGGTGTCGACCTTGATCTCGCGCAGCGGCGTGCCGGCGGTCAGCCCCATGTACTCCAGGGCGTGGCGCGCAGCGGCCTTCTCGGTGTCGGCCATCGTGTCGGGGTCGGGCACCGACTCGCTGAGCGGCAGACCCTGACCGGGGTTGGTCCCCCACGTGACGAACGGAGCGAGGGTGTCGGCGTCGAGGTGCACCTCGGCATCGAAGACGGCGTCGTCATCGGTGCGCAGCAGGCTCCAGTCGCGGACGGCCGCGTCCCACTCGGCGCCGGTGGGTGCGTGGTCGCGGCCCTGGAGATAGGCGAAGGTGGTCTCGTCCGGGGCGATCATGCCGGCCCGCGCCCCAGCCTCGATCGACATGTTGCACACGGTCATGCGGGCTTCCATCGACAGGGCGCGGATGGCACTGCCCCGGAACTCGAGGACATAGCCCTGGCCGCCGCCGGTGCCGATCTTGGCGATGACGGCCAGGACGATGTCCTTGGCCGTGACCCCGGGCTGGAGCTGGCCGTCGATGGTGATGGCCATGGTCTTGAAGGGCTTGAGCGGAAGCGTCTGGGTGGCAAGGACGTGTTCGACCTCGGAGGTGCCGATGCCGAAGGCCAGCGCCCCGAAGGCGCCGTGGGTGGAGGTGTGCGAGTCGCCGCACACGATCGTCATGCCGGGCTGGCTCAGGCCCAGCTGGGGCCCGACGACGTGGACGATCCCCTGCTCGGCGTCGCCCATGGGAAAGAGCCGGACACCGAACTCCTCGCAGTTGCGACGGAGGGTCTCGACCTGGGTCTTGCTCACGAGATCGGTGATGGGACCCGGCGTCGTGGGGACGTTGTGGTCCTCCGTGGCCAGGGTCAGGTCCGGTCGGCGCACCTTGCGCCCGGCGAGCCTCAGACCGTCGAACGCCTGCGGCGAGGTCACCTCGTGGATGAGGTGGAGGTCGATGTACAGCAGGTCCGGCTCGCCGTCCCTGCGGCGCACCACGTGCGCGTCCCACACCTTCTCGGCCAACGTTCCCGACACGTCTTCCACTCCTTCGCCACGTCCAGCTACCGACACCGCATCGTGCCGTCCTCCCGAGGTTCGCACGCGTGACACGCCCACGAATTTGCGTCTCAGGCAATGAGACGGCAATATCATCTCATGGACAACACCAGTGGAGTCGGCGTTCTCGACAAGGCGGCCATCGTGCTGGGCGCCCTGGAGGCCGGGCCGTCGACCCTTGCCCAGCTCGTCACGGCGACCGGGCTGGCCCGCCCGACCGCCCATCGGCTGGCCGTCGCACTCGAACATCACCGCCTCGTGACCCGGGACCTGCAGGGGCGGTTCGTCCTGGGTCCGCGGTTGGCCGAGCTCGCCGCAGCCGCGGGCGAGGACCGCCTGCTGGCCGCTGCCGGCCCCGTCCTGGGCGCCCTGCGCGACCACACGAACGAGAGCGCCCAGCTCTTCCGGCGACAGGGCGACCAGCGCATCTGCGTCTCGGCTGCCGAACGGCCGGTCGGCCTGCGCGACTCCATCCCGATCGGCGCCACCCTGTCGATGCTGGCCGGCTCCGCCGCGCAGGTGTTGCTCGCATGGGAGGAACCGGACCGGCTGCACCGGGGGCTGCACGGCGCCAAGTTCACGGCCACCAGCCTGTCGGGCGTGCGTCGGCGCGGGTGGGCCCAGAGCGTCGGCGAGCGCGAGGCCGGGGTGGCCTCGGTGTCTGCACCGGTTCGGGGGCCCTCGGGGCGCGTCGTGGCTGCGGTCTCCATCTCTGGTCCCATCGAGCGGCTGTCACGCCAGCCCGGTCGGCTGCACGCCGCGACGGTCGTGGCCGGGGCCAACAAGCTCACCGAGGTGCTCGCCCGCCACCACGCGCAGCAGCAGCAGCAGAACCACGCCTGACCTGACGCTGACCTGCCGCACTGGCCCGCTGGCCGGCGCGGGCGGTGGCGGGGTGGCGATGCGCATGCCGCCTGGGCCGGACGCGATCCCCCGACTACGTCCACTCGCCCCGACATGCGCACCGCCATGGTGTCCCCACGAGTCATCCTCGGACAGCCGTCATCTCGGCTGCAAGCGGGTTTCGGTGGGCAAGACCCGCACCGTGCGTGCGAAAGGCCCTCGTCCGGGGACGAGGGCCTTCGACTGGTAGCCCCGACGGGATTCGAACCCGCGCTACCGCCTTGAGAGGGCGGCGTGCTAGGCCGCTACACAACGGGGCCCTAGCTGGTTGCCCTGGCGTGGTGGCGCCGTGGGCAGCGGAGAGAACCATACCGAAAGGTGGTGGGAATCTCCGAATCGGCGTCTGTCACAAGGACTTGCGCCTGAGCTGGGGTACCAGGACTCGAACCTAGAATGACGGTACCAGAAACCGTAGTGTTGCCAATTACACCATACCCCAAGGGGTATCACTCCCCCTGCGCGCCCGAAAGCCTTCAGGGGGTGAACCGAGAGCAGATACTACCGGGCCTGCGAGCGCGTTCCCAAATCGGCGAGCTGGGCACGCAGCCGCCCCAGCCGGGCGAGGGTCGAGGGCTTGCCGAGGATCTCCATCGACTCGAACAGCGGAGGACTGATCCGGGCCCCCGAGACCGCGGTGCGCAGCGGTCCGAAGGCGAACTTGGGCTTGATGCCCAGCCCCTCGACGATCGCGCTGCGCAGCGCGGCCTCGATCACGGGTGCGGTCCACCCGGTCTGCGAACCCAGGACACCGGTGCCCGAGTCGTCGAGCGCGTCGAGCGCCGCGACCGCCGCCGCGAGGACGTCGCCCGAGTCGTCCTTCAGCTGCGCCAAGGCGTCGTCGGCGAACTCGAGCTGGTCGTCGTCGATGAAGAACGGGCGCACCAGGGCCGTGGCCTCGCCGAGCAGTGCCATGCGGGTCTGGATCAGCTCGGTGACCTTGCCGAGGCGGGCGAGCTGTCCCAAGCTCGGGTTGACCGGCAGCACCCCGTCGCGTTCGAGGTACGGCAGGAGACGCGAAGCGAGCTGTCCGGTCTCGAGCTCGCGGATGTAGACGCCGTTGAGCCATTCCAGCTTCTTCAGGTCGAAGATCGGCCCGACCGGGTTGACCTTCTTCCAGTCGAAGTCGGCGCTGAACTCCTCGAACGTGAAGACCTCGACATCCTCGCCGTCAGGCCCCGTCTTCGGCGGGTAGGCAAGCAGCGCAAGGAAGTTCACCAGCGCCTCGGGCAGGTAGCCCTGCTCCTGGAACCAGGTCAGCCGGGCTGCGGGGTTCTTGCGCTTGGAGATCTTCGACTTGTCGACGTTGCGCAGCAATGGCATGTGCGCCCACTGTGGCGGCTCGAGCCCGAGCCAGCGGTAGAGCAGGTTGTGCTTGGGGGTGCTGGAGATCCACTCCTCGCCGCGGACGACGTGGGTGATGCCCATCTCGTGGTCGTCGACGACGACGGCGAGGTGGTACGTCGGAAAGCCGTCCGCCTTGAGGATCACCTGGTCGTCCGGGCGAGGAGCCGAGACCCGGCCACGGATGAGGTCCTCGAACTGCAGCTCCACGTCAGCCGGGATCAGCATCCGCACGACCGGCGTCTCGCTGAAGCCGGGCAGGGTGGCCCGCTCCTCACGGGTCTTGCCGTGGCAGAGGCGGTCGTAGCCGGTGGGCTGCTTGGTCTTCTGCTGCAGCTCACGCATCTGCGCGAGGCGCTCCGTGGAGCACCAGCACTGGTACGCGTGGCCCTCGGCGAGCAACCGCTCGACGTACGGGCGGTAGGTCCCGAGCCGCTCGGACTGGCGGTAGGGCGCGTACGGCCCACCGACGTCCGGCCCCTCGTCCCACTGCAGGCCCAGCCAGTGCAGCGTGTCGAAGACCTGCTGCTCGCTGTCCTCGCGGAACCGGGCGCGGTCGGTGTCCTCGATGCGCAGCACGAAGCTGCCCCCTGCTGGCGGGCGAAGGCGAGGTTGAACAGCGACATGTACGCGGTGCCCACGTGGGGGTCGCCGGTGGGCGACGGCGCGACACGCAGGCGCGGGTTGGGGTGCAAGGGTGCGGGCTGGTCAGTCATGGTGCCCC includes these proteins:
- a CDS encoding IclR family transcriptional regulator, which produces MDNTSGVGVLDKAAIVLGALEAGPSTLAQLVTATGLARPTAHRLAVALEHHRLVTRDLQGRFVLGPRLAELAAAAGEDRLLAAAGPVLGALRDHTNESAQLFRRQGDQRICVSAAERPVGLRDSIPIGATLSMLAGSAAQVLLAWEEPDRLHRGLHGAKFTATSLSGVRRRGWAQSVGEREAGVASVSAPVRGPSGRVVAAVSISGPIERLSRQPGRLHAATVVAGANKLTEVLARHHAQQQQQNHA
- the leuC gene encoding 3-isopropylmalate dehydratase large subunit gives rise to the protein MSGTLAEKVWDAHVVRRRDGEPDLLYIDLHLIHEVTSPQAFDGLRLAGRKVRRPDLTLATEDHNVPTTPGPITDLVSKTQVETLRRNCEEFGVRLFPMGDAEQGIVHVVGPQLGLSQPGMTIVCGDSHTSTHGAFGALAFGIGTSEVEHVLATQTLPLKPFKTMAITIDGQLQPGVTAKDIVLAVIAKIGTGGGQGYVLEFRGSAIRALSMEARMTVCNMSIEAGARAGMIAPDETTFAYLQGRDHAPTGAEWDAAVRDWSLLRTDDDAVFDAEVHLDADTLAPFVTWGTNPGQGLPLSESVPDPDTMADTEKAAARHALEYMGLTAGTPLREIKVDTVFVGSCTNGRIEDLRAAAEVVKGRQVAQGVRMLVVPGSARVRVQAEQEGLDKVFTAAGAEWRLPGCSMCLGMNPDQLAPGERSASTSNRNFEGRQGKGGRTHLVSPLVAAATALRGTLSSPADLVDAPEGGK
- the leuD gene encoding 3-isopropylmalate dehydratase small subunit, producing MDSFTTHTGIGVPLRRSNVDTDQIIPAVYLKRVTRTGFEDGLFAAWRKDDTFILNNPSYAAGSVLVAGSDFGTGSSREHAVWALMNYGFRVVLSSRFADIFRGNSGKQGLLTAQLAQQDIELIWKYLENEPGASVTVDLVSRTVTAGDIVAPFEVDDYTRWRLLEGLDDISLTLRHEQDVTDFESRRPSYKPSTGAA